Proteins from a single region of Acidovorax sp. NCPPB 3576:
- a CDS encoding thioredoxin family protein, with product MTYHASHLEQPPARDDVDRLQGAAVLEFGTPWCPHCQGAQPFIQAVLEGQDGVAHIKVEDGPGQRLGRSFGVKLWPTLIFLRDGKEVDRVVRPQGPEPLRTALQAIAPGA from the coding sequence ATGACCTATCACGCCAGCCACCTCGAACAGCCGCCCGCCCGCGACGATGTGGACCGCCTGCAGGGTGCGGCCGTGCTGGAGTTCGGAACACCCTGGTGCCCCCATTGCCAGGGGGCGCAGCCGTTCATCCAGGCCGTGCTGGAGGGCCAGGACGGCGTGGCCCACATCAAGGTCGAGGATGGCCCGGGCCAGCGCCTGGGCCGCAGCTTCGGCGTGAAGCTCTGGCCCACGCTGATCTTCCTGCGCGACGGCAAGGAGGTGGACCGCGTCGTTCGCCCGCAGGGGCCGGAGCCGCTGAGGACGGCGCTGCAGGCCATCGCTCCCGGGGCTTGA
- the rnhA gene encoding ribonuclease HI: protein MNQVVIYTDGACKGNPGPGGWGVVLRSGALEKELFGGELDTTNNRMELLAVIEALGALKRPCQVTLFLDSQYVRKGITEWIQGWKKKGWRTAAGQPVKNVELWKRLDDLVAQGGHAIDWRWVKGHAGDPGNERADALANKGVDKALGRG, encoded by the coding sequence TTGAATCAGGTTGTGATCTATACCGACGGGGCTTGCAAAGGCAATCCGGGCCCTGGCGGCTGGGGGGTGGTGCTGCGTTCGGGCGCGCTGGAAAAGGAATTGTTCGGGGGCGAGTTGGACACCACGAACAACCGCATGGAGCTGCTCGCAGTGATCGAGGCCCTGGGCGCGCTCAAGCGGCCGTGCCAGGTGACGCTGTTCCTCGATAGCCAGTACGTGCGCAAGGGCATCACCGAGTGGATCCAGGGCTGGAAGAAAAAGGGCTGGCGCACCGCCGCCGGCCAGCCGGTCAAGAACGTGGAACTATGGAAGCGGCTGGACGATCTGGTGGCCCAGGGCGGCCACGCGATCGACTGGCGCTGGGTGAAGGGCCATGCGGGCGACCCGGGCAACGAGCGTGCCGATGCGCTGGCCAACAAAGGCGTGGACAAGGCACTGGGCCGAGGCTGA
- a CDS encoding class I SAM-dependent methyltransferase yields MSDEIIGLHHWFDSSPGRYLLAWEQERYDELVADVFGYHALQLGMPGLQGLRANRMPHRWLALGAEDTLLWTDEAAGWHAAGALGSGEPVEPALLADPVALPFSENSLDLVLLPHALELSIDPHAALREVQRVLVPEGRVVISGLNPVSLWGLRQRRARLYQRLGAGGQLYLPDVGEFIGHWRLRDWLRLLNFEVESVSFGCYRPAVRSAPWLERFDWMDGLGARWWPILGAAYVVVAVKRVHGVRLLGAPWRRSPKGAAAPVPVANRGRARQGGPAFHVDGRE; encoded by the coding sequence ATGAGCGATGAAATTATAGGTTTGCACCACTGGTTCGACTCCTCCCCCGGCCGCTACCTGCTGGCGTGGGAGCAGGAACGCTATGACGAACTGGTGGCCGACGTGTTCGGCTACCACGCCCTGCAGCTCGGAATGCCGGGTTTGCAGGGGCTGCGCGCCAACCGCATGCCCCACCGCTGGCTGGCGCTGGGCGCCGAAGACACCCTGCTGTGGACCGACGAGGCGGCCGGCTGGCACGCCGCCGGCGCCCTGGGCAGTGGCGAGCCGGTGGAGCCGGCCTTGCTGGCCGACCCGGTGGCCTTGCCTTTTTCGGAAAACAGCCTCGATCTGGTGCTGCTGCCGCATGCGCTGGAGCTCAGCATCGACCCCCATGCCGCGCTGCGGGAGGTGCAGCGCGTGCTGGTGCCCGAGGGGCGGGTGGTCATCAGCGGGCTGAACCCTGTCAGCTTGTGGGGCCTTCGCCAGCGGAGGGCGCGGCTGTACCAGCGCCTGGGCGCCGGCGGCCAGCTGTATCTGCCGGACGTGGGCGAGTTCATCGGCCACTGGCGGCTGCGCGACTGGCTGCGGCTGCTCAATTTCGAGGTCGAGTCGGTCAGCTTCGGCTGCTACCGGCCGGCGGTGCGCAGCGCCCCCTGGCTGGAGCGTTTCGACTGGATGGACGGCCTGGGCGCCCGCTGGTGGCCGATACTCGGGGCCGCCTATGTGGTGGTGGCGGTCAAGCGCGTGCATGGCGTGCGGCTGCTGGGCGCGCCCTGGCGCCGCTCGCCCAAGGGCGCTGCGGCGCCGGTGCCGGTGGCCAATCGCGGCAGGGCCCGCCAGGGCGGGCCGGCTTTTCATGTGGATGGACGGGAGTAA
- the gloB gene encoding hydroxyacylglutathione hydrolase, whose amino-acid sequence MNLLPLPAFTDNYIWMLHDTQAAVVVDPGEAGPVLQALQTLNLPLQAILVTHHHADHVGGVPALREATGARVFGPAHETMPEPITRLVQGDAAEVLGLRFQVFDVPGHTAGHIAYYAPDVNGAPVLFCGDTLFSGGCGRLFEGTPAQMQASLDTLAALPGDTLVCCAHEYTLSNLKFARAVEPGNGALRQYTRDCEALRQQGQPTLPARLATERDINPFLRTRQPTVAQAAKAYDAQVDPQDAVAVMAALRQWKNEFQ is encoded by the coding sequence ATGAACTTGCTGCCGCTGCCCGCCTTTACCGACAACTACATCTGGATGCTGCACGACACGCAGGCTGCGGTCGTGGTCGATCCGGGAGAAGCGGGCCCGGTGTTGCAGGCACTGCAAACCCTGAACCTGCCATTGCAGGCGATTCTAGTCACGCACCACCACGCCGATCATGTCGGCGGCGTGCCGGCGCTGCGCGAGGCCACCGGCGCCCGTGTCTTCGGCCCTGCGCACGAAACCATGCCCGAGCCGATCACCCGCCTGGTGCAGGGCGATGCGGCCGAGGTGCTGGGCCTGCGCTTTCAGGTCTTCGATGTGCCCGGCCACACGGCAGGGCACATCGCCTATTACGCCCCCGACGTGAACGGCGCACCCGTGCTGTTCTGCGGGGACACGCTGTTTTCCGGCGGCTGCGGCCGGCTGTTCGAAGGCACGCCCGCACAAATGCAGGCGTCGCTCGATACCCTGGCCGCGCTACCGGGCGACACCCTCGTGTGTTGCGCGCATGAGTACACCCTGTCCAACCTGAAGTTCGCCCGGGCGGTCGAGCCTGGCAACGGCGCGTTGCGGCAATACACCCGCGACTGCGAGGCGCTGCGCCAGCAGGGCCAGCCCACGCTGCCGGCGCGCCTTGCGACCGAGCGCGACATCAACCCTTTCCTGCGCACACGGCAACCCACGGTGGCCCAGGCCGCCAAAGCCTACGATGCGCAGGTCGATCCCCAAGATGCAGTGGCCGTCATGGCGGCGCTGCGCCAATGGAAAAACGAGTTTCAATGA